The nucleotide window ACGTTCGGGTCGAAGCGACGCTTGGTGCGTCGGTGCGAGTGCGAAATGTTGTGTCCAAAGCCGGGAACGGCTCCGGTCACCTGGCAGGTTGCTGCCATGGTTTTCCTCCAATACCGAAGGGCGATTGCCCTTCCCAAGATCTCTTGTCGGCCAATCCATGTTGGATTCCACCCGGAATCGACCGGTCGAAACTCACGTTTCGCCAGGCTGATTCGATGGGAAGAAAAGACACGAACAAGCAATGCACGCACAGATATGCGCAGCAGCTGCCCAGCCTACGGGGTTGGGCGGGTTGACGCAAGCGCGGTGCAGGCCGCGCACAGGCCGAAAATGTCGATCACATGGGCGGCTTCGCTGAAGCCGTGCTTGGCGGCTTCCTGGGTGGCCCAGTTCTCGATCGCGGCGACCTCGATCTCCACCGTGAGCCCGCAGTTGCGGCAGATCAGGTGATGGTGGTGCTCCGTGGTGCTGCACGCCCGGTACAGGCTCTCGCCGTCGGGCGATTGCAGTGAATCCGCGTCACCCTCCAGCGCCAGGTCGGCGAGCGCGCGGTACACCGTGGCCAGGCCGATCGGAGAGCCGCTGGTGTGCAGGGCGGAGTGCAGCCCCTGGGCGCTGACGAACCCCTCGGCGCGGCTGAGCTCGGTGCGCACGGCCTCTCGCTGCCAGGTGTT belongs to Cryobacterium sp. SO2 and includes:
- a CDS encoding transcriptional repressor; its protein translation is MMKRNTWQREAVRTELSRAEGFVSAQGLHSALHTSGSPIGLATVYRALADLALEGDADSLQSPDGESLYRACSTTEHHHHLICRNCGLTVEIEVAAIENWATQEAAKHGFSEAAHVIDIFGLCAACTALASTRPTP